A genome region from Anopheles stephensi strain Indian chromosome 2, UCI_ANSTEP_V1.0, whole genome shotgun sequence includes the following:
- the LOC118504774 gene encoding NADH dehydrogenase [ubiquinone] flavoprotein 3, mitochondrial codes for MIRQILLKNDILVKLVAARAYSQPAPPSAPKGPSAPAAPADVPGLSSRCVAKKDGPVGPGAERNGTYKVPEYFSYNTTSYFEAEIEMSKFRIPQPSAKN; via the coding sequence ATGATCCGACAAATTCTGCTGAAAAACGACATTCTCGTGAAGTTGGTGGCCGCCAGAGCATACAGCCAGCCGGCACCACCATCCGCACCCAAAGGACCATCGGCACCAGCTGCACCGGCGGATGTGCCCGGACTTAGCTCACGCTGCGTCGCGAAGAAGGATGGTCCGGTTGGGCCTGGTgccgaacggaacggaacgtaCAAGGTGCCGGAATACTTTAGCTACAACACAACGAGCTACTTTGAGGCTGAGATTGAGATGTCCAAGTTCCGCATCCCGCAGCCATCGGCGAAGAACTGA
- the LOC118504773 gene encoding protein FAM177A1 translates to MTKVEIPLKNKSDPSETFIQNEKDVEVRVRAPKKVLHFSDGTLEEFSDDEEDQVDKPAPAPVDESKLNWGEWMRYKTCKLGTTVLAGCDYVGEGLASFLGITTPKYSYEIEEFKRMQAEQQAEDRAIQTFVEQNRPQHTNHSVSEAPTATNAIAVSNPKSKDSSEVCVVNEIQKF, encoded by the exons ATGACGAAGGTGGAAATCCCGCTCAAGAATAAGTCCGACCCATCGGAAACATTCATTCAAAACGAGAAGGACGTTGAGGTGCGGGTACGGGCACCGAAAAAGGTGTTGCATTTTAGCGATGGAACGTTGGAAGAGTTTAGTGACGATGAGGAGGATCAGGTCGATAAGCCAGCACCAGCGCCAGTTGATGAG TCTAAACTGAACTGGGGCGAATGGATGCGCTACAAAACGTGCAAGCTTGGAACCACGGTACTGGCCGGATGTGACTACGTAGGTGAAGGACTTGCATCGTTCCTGGGTATTACGACACCGAAGTACAGCTACGAGATTGAGGAATTCAAACGGATGCAAGCGGAACAGCAGGCCGAAGACCGTGCCATTCAAACGTTCGTGGAGCAAAACCGTCCTCAGCACACGAATCACAGTGTTTCGGAAGCACCAACCGCTACAAATGCAATCGCCGTATCAAACCCGAAGAGCAAAGACAGCAGCGAAGTTTGTGTGGTAAACGAAATTCAAAAGTTTTGA